A genomic window from Camelina sativa cultivar DH55 chromosome 2, Cs, whole genome shotgun sequence includes:
- the LOC104734923 gene encoding F-box protein SKIP1: MEEDRSESDWGGLAPEILINIISRLTVQELWTGPMFVRKSWLTVCRYPYLWSIFDLEPWFESYPESAHLWSPEFEQKVDLMLRSVVDWSDGGLTEIRVRHCSDYALSYAADRCPNLQVLAIRSSPNVTDASMTKIAFRCRSLKELDISYCHEISHDSLVMIGRNCPNLRILKRNLMDWSDSSRHSGFVPTEYVDACPQDGDTEADAIGKHMINLERLEIQYSRLSVKGLASICEGCPKLEYLDLSGCVHLSSRDIANNVSRLKWLKEVKKPDVYVPRSGDVAQTERYGHWRLYDERFDIQAMRF; the protein is encoded by the exons ATGGAGGAAGACAGGTCTGAATCTGATTGGGGCGGATTGGCTCCAGAGATACTTATCAACATCATCTCGAGGCTTACAGTGCAGGAGCTATGGACGGGACCTATGTTCGTTCGAAAATCGTGGCTTACCGTTTGCAGATATCCGTATCTCTGGTCTATCTTCGATCTGGAGCCATGGTTCGAGTCATATCCCGAGTCGGCTCACTTGTGGTCCCCTGAATTTGAGCAGAAGGTAGACTTAATGCTCCGATCAGTCGTTGATTGGAGCGACGGTGGTCTCACCGAGATCCGCGTACGCCATTGCAGTGACTACGCTCTCTCTTACGCAGCCGATag ATGTCCAAATCTACAGGTTCTTGCCATTAGAAGCAGTCCTAACGTGACAGACGCATCTATGACGAAGATAGCGTTTCGGTGTAGGAGTCTTAAGGAACTCGATATCAGTTACTGTCACGAGATATCTCACGACAGTCTTGTGATGATTGGTAGAAACTGTCCTAACTTGAGGATCCTGAAACGCAATCTTATGGATTGGTCAGATTCTTCTAGACACAGTGGCTTTGTTCCTACAGAGTACGTAGACGCTTGTCCTCAAGATGGAGACACAGAAGCTGATGCGATTGGAAAACACATGATCAATCTAGAGCGGTTAGAGATTCAGTACTCTAGATTATCTGTCAAGGGTCTTGCTTCGATATGCGAGGGTTGTCCCAAGCTAGAGTACTTGGACTTGTCTGGGTGTGTGCATTTGTCAAGCCGTGACATTGCAAACAATGTGTCAAGGCTTAAGTGGCTTAAGGAGGTTAAGAAGCCAGATGTGTATGTGCCAAGGTCAGGGGATGTGGCTCAGACAGAGAGGTATGGACATTGGAGACTCTATGACGAGAGATTTGATATACAAGCCATGAGGTTCTGA
- the LOC104734932 gene encoding uncharacterized protein LOC104734932: MMNRTHGPSNPPNLFEDPKVRLRHHSLMQDYQELHMETEAMRKRLQTIRERKATLKAEVRFLRRRYRHLRQDQTQDIKKVRGRSNGGKKIRVEVSPNKRSEVETKHVSLPDLNHSGRDHDETNTSLQRKVPLFDLNQISGEEEEETEAVDKDNNQEKMRVEENSSCMRVSTSNIEMQQQQQKLSSCRNGGNGSNKRKITWQDPVAALRV, encoded by the exons ATGATGAATCGAACTCACGGTCCCTCGAACCCTCCTAATCTTTTTGAAGATCCGAAGGTCAGGCTTAGACATCACAGTCTTATGCAAGACTATCAAGAATTGCATATG GAAACCGAAGCTATGAGGAAAAGGTTACAGACAATACGAGAAAGAAAGGCAACATTAAAGGCCGAAGTCAG ATTTCTACGACGGAGATACAGACATTTGAGACAAGACCAGACACAAGATATCAAGAAAGTCAGAGGAAGATCAAATGGTGGGAAAAAGATCAGAGTAGAAGTGTCTCCTAACAAGAGAAGTGAAGTGGAAACTAAGCATGTTTCGCTTCCTGACTTAAACCACTCGGGAAGGGATCACGATGAAACCAATACCAGTCTTCAAAGAAAAGTTCCATTATTTGATCTTAACCAGATCTCC ggagaagaagaggaagaaacagaggcAGTGGACAAGGACAACAATCAAGAGAAGATGAGAGTGGAAGAAAACAGTTCATGTATGAGAGTGAGTACTTCTAACATTGAGatgcagcaacagcaacagaaGCTATCGTCTTGCAGGAATGGTGGAAACGGTTCAAATAAGAGGAAGATCACATGGCAAGATCCTGTTGCAGCTCTCAGAGTCTAA
- the LOC104734942 gene encoding early nodulin-like protein 1 produces MSSSLMMCCCLLLLFSLLSEGREILVGGKSNTWSWKVPESTEETLNHWSERTRFKIGDTLLWKYNAENDSVLQVKEKDYERCDRSEPMRGYKDGHTKIELKRSGPFYFISGEEGHCQRGEKLRVVVLSPNHSKSVVDAPAPVDIVLSPNHNKSSVVTAPSNAHITNKGSLNRACSLLLLLLLLSLGLLV; encoded by the exons ATGTCTTCTTCGCTTATGATGTGTTGTTGTTTACTTCTGTTGTTTAGTTTGTTGTCTGAAGGTAGAGAGATTCTGGTGGGAGGCAAGTCTAACACTTGGAGCTGGAAGGTTCCTGAATCTACAGAGGAAACACTAAACCACTGGTCAGAGAGAACAAGATTCAAAATTGGAGATACTCTTT TATGGAAATACAATGCGGAGAATGATTCAGTCTTGCAAGTGAAGGAAAAAGATTACGAAAGATGTGACAGATCAGAGCCAATGAGAGGATACAAAGATGGTCACACGAAGATAGAGCTGAAGAGGTCAGGTCCTTTTTACTTCATAAGTGGGGAAGAAGGACATTGCCAAAGAGGTGAGAAGCTTCGTGTCGTCGTCTTGTCTCCAAATCACAGCAAAAGCGTTGTTGATGCTCCTGCTCCTGTAGACATCGTCTTGTCTCCAAATCACAACAAAAGCAGCGTTGTCACTGCTCCTTCAAACGCTCATATCACAAACAAGGGAAGCCTGAACAGAGCATGTagcttgcttcttcttcttcttcttctctcattagGCCTTTTGGTTTAG